Sequence from the Cucumis sativus cultivar 9930 chromosome 1, Cucumber_9930_V3, whole genome shotgun sequence genome:
cCACAGCTACAAGAAGGAGggaaaaatctaaaaataggAAGGAAATTGGAAAATCTGGgcaaattttcaaatcccTACTATGATGCAATCACCACAAGAATACGAGCTTCAAATTGATTGGCAGAAAGTAAACATGGAACTTTGAATAGTTCCACTTCCCTTGTTAGGAGAAGAACAACATAACAACGAGAAATTGAGTTATCAACTATATTGACTCTAAATGgcattgaaagaaaaacttccATTATAACCAACAAGAAGAAGATTAAACTAGAAAAAGAATCAGGAATTATTGGCCTTTCAAATCTCCTTTTATCCTTCACCTTTCTCCATTATCCTGGGAACTCCTATTGCGATAGTAATAGTTCTCAAGCTGAGGTAAAGATTCAAACCAAATAAAGCACTCACCCCTTTTTGCTTGCAGTAATCAACATCGGTCCAGCTTTCTTCATTCCTTACAACATTCGCCGGCCAGTTAGGGTTCGGAATCATGGCGGAGATAGAAGAAGTCACCACTACACGTCGTACACCAGCCTCCTTAGCCGCCGTCAGGACATTGATGGTTCCTTTGATAGCCGGATCCAATAAATCCCTCTACAGATACAATGCGAGAGTTAATTATGACTGATCTACAAATTATAACCTCAAAGCATAAAACAGAACTTCCATTTCATGTTTTGTAGTAGTCGTGAGGTGAGACAAATATCAAACCTGAGGATCCTGAACAGCATCAACAATGCAAGGAGACGCAACGTGGAAGACACCAGCACAACCAGTGACGGCGGGGACAATGGAATCATAATCGAGAAGGTCGATTTGGAAGAGACGAAGACGAGCATCCGCTCCTTCTAAATCCTGCAGATGCTTGGTTTCAGCCTCATCCTCTGCATTAGTGGATCAGTCATGCAAACCATTTAGCAGAAatcaaatagtaattaatGTAAGGATAAGCAGCACATCACAAGGGGAAGTTCGAAAGAGGGAGATGAAAGTGAGAGTGTTAAGTTAACTGATATTTTGAACTGTGGCGTGGACGGAGTAGCCGCGGAGGAGAAGGAGGTGAACGAGCCAGGATCCGATACAGCCACTGGCGCCGGTGACACAAACAAGTTCAGGATTCTGGGTGGTGGACATGACTGTGGTGAAGAAAATTGATGGTTGGATGGGGTTCTTACCTTATGCTGAGCTTTGAAATCAATGGCGACCACAATGATTGATTGAATTCAGGGACCCGCtgccttttttcttcttagatttcaatttctttcagCCGTTTTAAAGGAACATCATCCTTAAAATATACGACACCACAGCTCAACGTAAGTACTCGTGTAACTCTTAACTTCAacttacaaaaaaatctttagactactttttagattttattgaaatgattGGACAAAAATCCAATGGAACACAAACTCCACAaacccaaaaaatattttaaccaaacatttgaaaaaaataaaaagaattattgttgttgttatgtCATAGATTATGGATGGACAATTTTAGATTATGAAAGATCCCTCTTTTACGTCTTTCTAGCTTCAATTTTGGTATCCATTCTACTTAGGTTAGGTTGGTTTCTATCATCATATACCGaagactcaaaagaaaaagaaagcaacgaaatctttaaacttaaaacttaCTCGTTGATAGATTGCTTTGATTCAACTCCGtattaaaacttctttttaatggtctttttgaagaattattttaagttataatagaTGAACACACTACCAAAATCTATGACAAGATAAATCATTATACTTTGGTATAATTGTAAAtgattttggttcatttttctttctattaaaACAGTCACCTTTTATGGaactaatttaaattgattcttCAAGTTTTCATTATCATGGAAGGTTTTACCATTAGCAAAACAATTGTACATGCTTACGTTGACAAATCTAACCCTCAAATTTAATTCCCATATGtgattttatttacttaagCTATACATGAACATTTTCTTAAGTGAATTTAACAGCAACCATTATAGTTCATAGGCGTCTGTTTATTGTAAATATGGAGACCATCTGAATGTCAACTGAGGTTCAAACTAAATAGCTAAATTTCCTctctattaaaataaacaacttCCAAATCAAATGGAATTGTGAATAATGTTTTACTAAAACAATGGGGACAATATTCTAAAAGTTATcccaaataaagaaaaaaaacaaaagaaaagaaggttcATATTTTTACTATGAAAAGAATGGTAACGCTGCAGGCTAACTATTATTTCTCTACCATTGATTTGTTTTTGCTATCAGAAAATTGTGAGCACAAACGCAGCTCAAGTATGTCTTTCCAAAAACTTCTCTATCAACGCTGAGAATGCTGCAAAACCTGCACAACCAGCACAAGCTGCCTTTGGGCCACCTGAGATTAAGACCATATAAGATGAGATGTGGCAGCTTGGgatgaaaatgagaagtgTATAATTGACGactttaaaataaagacaatCTCAGTTAACATAGCCAGTTATGTTATTTTGCCTATTCACTCTTCATACATTGATCAATAGATAAAAGAATGGTAGGAGGCCAAAGAGATTGTCATCAAGTTTGATGCAGAATAGCTATGCAAAATTAAAGCAGAAACTACAATTCAGATTTCTACAGAAGGCACCAAAAGAAATCATCTCTCAATTTCAAGGATTTTggtttaaatatcattttggtcTATATATGACTCCCTCTCTGTACTTCCGGATGGTCTAAATTTAATCCCcttatattcaataaatattaaaaaagagtcttaatatttaaatccCATATAGATGGGTCAATTTGCTCACATCTCGACTATTAAACCCTAGGTAGGTAGTGACCATAACTCATTCTTCTCTCTAAGCCTTCTGGTGTTCAAATAAAATCCTTAGAGGGAGTATTCATTCTTCCctctatatattttagaagCAGATTCACATCGTAACTTTTCTTAAtgaaaagtattattattattactttacCATGTTTgacaaaacaacaacaaataactTCAAACTAACAATATAGActgattttaatatttttgaaagtaTAGAAACATTTGGAAgtaccaaaataaaatgaggTCCAAGGTAcaagatcaaaataaaattttaacgaTCTCTTGTCATCCAAAAACCCATTGGAAGTCCCTCCCTCATTGTTTACTTCAACTGAGAACGACTGGGATTAGAAACCCAAACTACTTGCTTGAATTGCTGAACATCAATTCAGTTTTTGGTTACAAATTCATATTCGACCAACGGGACCCAACAAAATAGCTCTTCAATAAATTCGGCTTTGCTCTTGCTAACAGTGAAGAGGAGCGGAGAAGTGTACTGTTAGATGGCAGTTGGTTCTACtccaaatcttttaaaatcaGGGATATGTTTTATAATCAAAGGTTTAACGAGAGTTAAGTCAACAAGAATCATACCTCATTCCCTAAGTGAAGATCAGATGGCATGCCTATATCAttctaaagaatttttttcttgagattGCTCCTAAAGCTTTACCAAAACTCTCCTCGTACTGTCCTAGAATTTTCTCCACATTAAAAATGTACATGTGTCTTTGGTTGTATGAGCCAAAATGGCATGCAAAAAAATTGAGCTCCTACTACAAATCCAAGAGGAAGAAACTACAAACCAACCTAACAACCTCCCCCCTTCTTGCGGTAATTGTAAAGTAGTTCATTCGATGGGTGTTTCACCTATGTTCATGTGTGGTCTTTCCTCCTAAGTTCTACCAATCATTCTTTTTGTAGAAGTTTAGATTTCCTTAAACACGTTGGCAGAGAAAACATGTTAAACGTTTTAAGATATTTGAATCGTGGACCAGCCACTGTCAAGCACCATTCACAGGCTATGTATGATATAACTAGTAGCAAACTTGTATCTGTAAGGCAGTTCACTAACATAGCTCTCTGTTCTTTAATTTGCATGGAAATTTGAAAGACCGGAAGATTTAGGTGGAAAATCCTTCTCTGATGCTGAAAAACTGTAATGTTAGTAGCAATGAGAATTGGGAAAGACAGGTTAATCAGGAAACGAAATGACAAGAACCCAATGAAGGAAAAAGTTTCAGTTTGGACTTCACTTGGAGGTTTACACAAACAAAGATGAACTTCTCAGGAAAAGTCACGATTATCCAATGAAGGTAACAGCTTCACTTTGGACTTTACTTGGAGGCTTACACAAACAAAGACGAATTTCTCAGGAAAAGACAGGTATATCCTATGAAGGTAAAAGCTTCACTTTTGACTTTACTAGGAGACATAAACAAAGAACAAGACCAGGAAAGGAATCTGCACAGAGCACAggtttatttctcaaattgcaATTTATTTCCAAGAATATACTGAGAATGCTAGACATTTTTTCTGTCATCCTTTACCTTTCAGTTGTTGTGGAGAAATTTTTGTGCTTCTGAGATGAGCTAGGCTATGCTCTTCTCGACCAAGAACACTCTTCTTAGCAATTCTATTAGCTAGAGTACTTTGACtaaatgcttttaaatttattctaGTGAAGTTTGGCTAAACAGAAGTAGGAGAAATTTTCAAGGATCCTCCAACTCCAACAACACTTCAGCAGATCACTGCCTTTGTTGCTTCTCTTTGCAGATTCTGTTCAAAACAACTATGTAAATGTAACTACTCCCCTCCCATGtataatttataaaccaaTTCAGGGTGTCTGTCTATGAGCAAActccttaaatttttttttttttactattattaattttttaaaacaaatgcttccattgagaaaaaatgaaagaagacaaaggcatccaaaaaaaaaagtccccTAAAAGAGAATCCCACTAAAGAAAGGGTTTCCGACTAAGTAAAATAGTTGAAGTGAAACATGAAACTTCGTCAAGGACCAAACCTCACTAGGGTTCCTATCCACACCCTTGAACACTATTGTTTCTCACCCCACAAACCCAAATCACATCACACACCCCATCACACACCCATCACCCCAAAGGAAACGCCCTTTCTCTCTGAAAGAAGGGTGAAGGAGGAATTCCCCAATCATCATGTGAATGTTCCTCTGGCAAGCTAATGAAACATCAAACTCCTGCAAAAAAAAAGGATCCAAATTGATCTTGCACACGGCCACACCCAAATAAAGTGATTCaggttttccttttccttctgACAAAGAATGCAGTAAAAAGGACCATTAACGAAGGCAGCTTTCTCGAGACCTTATCCATTGAGTTCACAAAACCAAGCAAGACTTGCCAGACAAACAACCTAACTTTCTTAAGAATCTTTAAACTCCATAAAACAACAAAGACCGACTCAACAACGGAAGAATGGTTAACTAAAATCCTAAAGAAAGACTTGCAAGAAAAACCCCCCACCGAATTAGGGCTCCAAACCCGAACATCCCTTCTCCCCAATCTAAAATCTAAACCGtcaatcaaagaaagaaaaaaagtcacATTAGTCGACTCTTCATTGGAGAACGCACGACGAAAACCAGAGGAGAAAGAGACTGAGTTCCCAGACCACACCAAAACATCTGACACCAAGCAATTTTTCAAAGAAGACAGATGATATAAACTAGGAAACGCCGAAGAGAGCGGACTATACATCCACCCAATGATCCTCCCACAAAAGTGTTTCCTTACCTTCACCCACAACGCAAAACACAAAATGGGAAAAGGggagatgaagaagagaaatgtCTTTCCAAGGGTGTctccttaaatttttttactttagcAAAATTTACACAttaatgaaattgtttctaatttaaaaatatataaatttcacCAAGGCCACTGGATACGAAAGAATTTTAGAGCATATTAGCAAATagcaaaaaatgaaaagaaaaagaatggcACAATCTTGTGCAGAATGCAGACACAGCAGTGCAATCGATGCCAACCATGAAAACTAAACAGGTTATTCCCCGGCAACTTAAGAGATGAGATatcaacaaaatgaaatcaGAGATTATGGAAGTACAGTAAAATAGCAAGACGGTTGAACTACTAATCCACACACATTGATAACCACCGGTACctacaaatattttagtttcgACCAGAGTAACGAATCACAAGTACGAAGGATAAGAATCACAAATTGATAATCACAAGATTGTTtccaaaaaaatatctttacaTGGCTAGCTGAAAATTCACATGTATGCAACACTTGACTGGAAAATAAGGTAAGTACGAAGGGTAAGAAGGCCAACCTTTAGCTGATATTGAACCACCAGTTACACAACCAGCAACTATTGTATTCGTCATATCATGTTTAGCTCGAGCCTACACACATCAGCGAAATGGAATTAGAACccgtaaaataaaaaaccatgTGCAATTGTGCATAAGACACGAAATTGATACCTTTTCTACAACACATTCTGCTGCTGAGAAAATTAAACCCATGACTGCAAACGATTTTGCAGAACCCCAACTCCGCCGTCCCATCTGTTTAGCAGTATTAACAAACTGTTGTCTAGCAGTCATCTCATCCTGCACCATTGAAGTATCCGTTGACGCCAAAAATAATCCCACGAAAAATCCAAGCCCACCACCTGCATATATCTCATAGTGAGGGAGAAACGTAATTAACTAATAGTaactaaaaaatgataattaagaCAGTGGTTGTTCTAGTGAAGTTTAAACTAACAATGTTTATATGAGAAAGATTAAGCCTCCCAGTCTTAATCCacttgaaaacaataaaaagtacTACCCAACCCAAACTACATAAACCAATCTcgtttaaaaaccaaattcaacGTATCATATTGAGAGAGATGGAAAGTTATCACAGTTATAATCGATCAAAACAAGGAAGATTCGTTTGTCCGGATGGGGAGAGAACCCAGAGCAGAGTACGTAAGTGAGAATGCTGGAGAGaacttgcaaaaaaaaaaaaaaaaaaggcaaagtGGGTGACATACCCATGACTCCACTAACAACACTACGAACAGCACAGTTGTCCCAAATATCTTGGCCGCGAATCTCTTCAACTGTAGGCATCCTCACAGGCTGAATTGGAGGCAGCTGGGCGTCGCTGGAGGTGGGTGGATCGAGAGACGATCCATCTCCAGAAGTGGAAGCCATTGAAGTGGAATGAAGAAGAGAGataaaaaagtgagaaaggaagaagaagggggAATCTGAgcgagagagaaaaatggagaaaggTGAGGGCCTGCTGGGAGTGGGGGAAGGAAGAAGGGAAGAAGGGCAGCCAGTGGTAAACTACAGTTTATTACGGGTCGGGTATTGGGGCCCGCCCTTTTCGTTTCAAACggatcaaaatgaaaatacattttcaatttctctcttcttttcctttcccattcatattttgtttaagaatTCATCTCTATTTCATTACATGCAAATGAAAACATCTAGTGGCTACAAACCCATCAAACTTGATATCAATTTCAACTCACTCTCTTGTCATAAATTACCTTACCTTTATCCTAAATTTGAGCTATCTATATATATCCACCCACACTCccctttcaatttctttctttattcaaccttcttcttcttctcttctcttcaatTTCGTTTTCCTACCAAAAAAAACACATTCATCTCCACTCTCTCTAATTCAATAGACACTATTTTCAAACTCTATTCAAATAACAAGAGTTAAGGaatcttgaaagaaaacatgtaGAAGTTGAAGTCTTAGAAGATTGAAAGTAGCTTCAGTTTTGAAGCCAAACATTTTCCTctaaaaagtagaagaattTCAAGCAAACATTTTCCTCTAAGAAGTAAAAGAATTTCAAGTAGAGAACTCTAGAAGAGTTGTCTGATAGGTTTAAGCATGATTGGTTTATGGACGAGAGACTCAATGCAATTTGAGTCCTATTTAGTAATTTAGACTcgattaagtttatttttgtactTGAACTTagttaaagtaaataatatttaattgaactaaaataattaatttgatccaaCGATTAGAccaatttatcttttcaatttgaatttcggacacatattaattttttaactagttccaaattcatttatttgcactttttaccattaatttaataaatgatgtgttaatttgtgattggtctccGATAATTTGTGATTGGACTCGACTTTATCGATATTTTAATCAAGGGATGCTTAACGAATCGttgatataaatatagtaatgaTTAAATATTAGTTGAACTCAAATAAGAAGAGTTAAGGAATCAAAGAGCGAGCATTTCGAGAAAATGATTAGACATTTGTCATTGTTGCTGACAAAGAGTTAAGAGCGAGATTTTGGTTACACTACTACTTTAACCATTACATAGTTGATAATGATTTAAGAAGTCTAAAAGACCCATAAGTGTTCACTATTAAGCTTTTACTTTAGTTACATTCAGATTATTCTTGTATATTTGAGGTAGAATATGTTACTTGTCAAAGGTaagtaaaaaatgtttaaagtaTTTTGCTAACTAATTTATAAACTCAATTCTAACTTTGACGTTCGAGTGTCCATGGGTTAACACCACGTTGATGTTCAACTTGGATTGTTTTCTAGAGTGTTATATGGTTTTTCATTGGtaataaaaatttactattaCTACACTACTCGATGTcaacattaaatattttgaactatTATTTAAGCTAACAAAAGCATCTACTAGTGATCATAGTACAACAAATTGAAGTCGAGGAACATGTAAAAAAAGAggtgttgttttttaaaatttgaaccaCTAACTATTTGATTGtctcaatcaatttaaaagttgattggTTAGTAGGACGATATTCTCCAAAATACACGAAGTTGTCTGTGTGATGAGGAGTTTGTGATTCATTGAAGACTTGATTTGCCTCCTTATGGATCAATATGGTCTCCGTGATTAATAGACTGCAtcaaactaaatatttatatattgcaTGTTAATCGAACCTTTGAAGTGTAGAAATGACATAACCAAATATGGAAAAGGAAGACGATGGCAACTCAAGCAATCACCATTCGGAGAGTATGCTAACCCGAAGGGAGACCCTAACTTTATTTGTCAAGATTGGAACAGCCTGACGAGGAGTTGGTTATGAGGCTATTGTagattgaatttgatttgtgAAATGGTGTAAGTTTAATTCAATGTGTATTACTCATTCTTGTTATAGTGTTATTTATGCTcgtatttataatttgatgtTGTTTAAAGAATAGCATACTCGAGGTTTGCCTCTAAAAGTTGTAACATAGGATCATAACTTGGCAAAATCTACTTGAGTACATCTTTGATAGCATCTGTTTTCTGTGTGTATCCTATCAAATTGTTCGATCATAATTTGTCATGtgacaaatttcattttttaaatattttaattttgagaaatgatGTTCAAAATGTTGGAATATGTTCGTAAATctcatattttgtaatatatacacaaaatatatttatttaataaaataaaatattgttttattcatcATTAGATATGTGTAGCTCAATTCAACGAATTAAAGTCGAATGTCATTTAAGATAACACATTCGAATAagatttcaatattaaattatatggaggtgattcatattaaaactcTAAGTTAATATGGATGAAATTTATGAGttaaatttaatgtaaatGTGATGCATATTAAACTTATAGGGTAGAGAAGAAAATCATCTTAAAATCATCTTAAAATCATCTTAAAATCACATTAAAGGTTCAAATGTAAAGTTAACTATTGAAACCGTGCTTTCAATTCATGCGACAATTGTGTTTAGATTACCGTCATTGAATCTGGTAGAAGCTTCTCTTCACTTCCTCCACTTTCTTCCAtcaattagaaagaaaaaaacctcatttttttcttaataaaccTTCATTTAATATGAAAGTTGTTATTCATAccaatttaaaagtataggAGTAaagttaaatgaattaaaaattcaatggTGTGAAGCATACAAGGTTaaaagtgagtttttttttggataattatgaatataacaattaaattagtctattgttacaatttttaaaaaatatatagaaatagatatggattttgtataaaattaaagtgGGCCGGCCCAAGTCAATTGGAATCAAAACTTTATCTTGAAGTCGCGTAGGATGTATACACCCTCACAAATTATTCAACCCTAATCCATCttcttccctctctctctctcgctctGAAGTTAGCCCTAAAAGAAAGCTAATGTCTGGTATGTACGATCAAGGAGGAGACGCTGCTCCGTCTTACGGAGCCCCTGGAGGCGGTGGAGGATACGGTGGCGGAGGTGGAGGCGGTGGATACGGAGGCGGTGGTGGTGCAGGCTATGGAGGGAAGGGCGGTGATGGTGGATATGGAGGCGGAGGCCGTGgaggcggcggcggcggcggcggtggTAGAGGATATGGAGGACGAGGTGGCGGCGGAGGCTATGGTGGTCGTGGTATGTACTTCTCTTTTGTCCTTCGATTTGTTATTATCATTGTTTTATCTTAATCTTTTAGTGACAAGAATCTTTGGGGAAAAGgaagtttattgttttcaacaaaattatgatttttatcctttacttttaattcttGTTGGGATCACTttcgttttgttttgttcGTTCGATGACGCTATTGCTCTGTATTGCTTCGGAAAGGTTCATTTCTTGCTATTGGTGGGGTGTCTGACTTGTATTTGTTAAGTAAATTTCCTGCGATCGGATCTAACTGTGAAGCTAacattggatttttttttgtttctcccTAAAGACTTACATGTTCTTCCTCGTCtcagtttctttattttcctttttgttttgatctaA
This genomic interval carries:
- the LOC101204177 gene encoding mitochondrial import inner membrane translocase subunit TIM22-4 → MASTSGDGSSLDPPTSSDAQLPPIQPVRMPTVEEIRGQDIWDNCAVRSVVSGVMGGGLGFFVGLFLASTDTSMVQDEMTARQQFVNTAKQMGRRSWGSAKSFAVMGLIFSAAECVVEKARAKHDMTNTIVAGCVTGGSISAKGGPKAACAGCAGFAAFSALIEKFLERHT
- the LOC101204420 gene encoding cinnamoyl-CoA reductase 1; the encoded protein is MSTTQNPELVCVTGASGCIGSWLVHLLLLRGYSVHATVQNIKDEAETKHLQDLEGADARLRLFQIDLLDYDSIVPAVTGCAGVFHVASPCIVDAVQDPQRDLLDPAIKGTINVLTAAKEAGVRRVVVTSSISAMIPNPNWPANVVRNEESWTDVDYCKQKGLWYSISKTLAEKAAWDFAKEKGLDVVVINPGTVMGPVFPPRINASMQMLLKLLEGCSETYGDVFIGVVHFKDVALAHILVYENKSATGRHLCAESIARYSDYVAKAAELFPQYKVPRSIEDSQPDLVRAKDGAKKLMNLGLEFIPMEQILKDAVEDLKKKGYIS